A stretch of Planktothrix serta PCC 8927 DNA encodes these proteins:
- the ftsH2 gene encoding ATP-dependent zinc metalloprotease FtsH2: MKTSWKTILLWTLPALVIGFFVWQGAFATAPAEFGKNTASTRMSYGRFLDYLNAGRVTSVELYDGGRTAIVDAIDPQLDNRLQRLRVDLPNNAPELITRLRESNISFDSHPPRNDGALWGLVGNLIFPILLIAGLFFLFRRSNNVPGGPGQAMNFGKSKARFQMEAKTGVLFDDVAGVEEAKEELQEVVTFLKKPERFTAVGARIPKGVLLVGPPGTGKTLLAKAIAGEAGVPFFSISGSEFVEMFVGVGASRVRDLFKKAKETAPCIVFIDEIDAVGRQRGAGIGGGNDEREQTLNQLLTEMDGFEGNTGIIIIAATNRPDVLDSALLRPGRFDRQITVDAPDIKGRLAVLEVHARNKKISEEVSLEAIARRTPGFTGADLANLLNEAAILTARRRKEGMTMLEIDDAVDRVIAGMEGTPLIDGKSKRLIAYHEIGHAIVGTLLKDHDPVQKVTLIPRGQAQGLTWFMPDEDQGLISRSQILARITGALGGRAAEDIIFGDSEVTTGAGGDLQQVAGMARQMVTRYGMSDLGPLSLESQQEVFLGRDFATRTEYSNEIASRIDGQIRAIAGHCYQQACQVIRDNRAVIDRLVDLLIEKESIDGDEFRQIVAEYTEVPDKERFAAVL, encoded by the coding sequence ATGAAGACGTCGTGGAAAACAATACTGCTTTGGACTTTACCCGCCTTGGTCATCGGGTTTTTTGTCTGGCAAGGAGCTTTTGCCACTGCACCCGCAGAATTCGGTAAAAACACCGCCAGCACCCGCATGAGCTATGGCCGTTTCTTAGACTATTTGAATGCTGGTCGTGTGACCAGTGTGGAATTGTATGATGGCGGTCGCACGGCCATTGTCGATGCCATTGATCCCCAACTGGATAACCGCCTTCAACGGTTGCGGGTGGACTTACCCAATAACGCCCCAGAACTGATCACCCGATTAAGAGAGTCTAATATTAGTTTTGATAGCCATCCCCCTCGCAATGATGGTGCTCTGTGGGGACTCGTGGGCAATTTGATCTTCCCAATTTTATTAATCGCGGGTCTATTCTTTCTGTTCCGTCGCTCGAATAACGTTCCTGGTGGCCCCGGTCAAGCCATGAACTTTGGCAAGTCTAAGGCTAGATTTCAAATGGAAGCCAAAACCGGAGTCCTATTTGATGATGTGGCTGGGGTAGAAGAAGCCAAAGAAGAATTACAAGAAGTGGTAACATTCCTGAAAAAACCCGAACGGTTTACGGCGGTTGGGGCGAGAATTCCTAAAGGGGTGTTATTAGTCGGCCCTCCAGGGACAGGTAAAACCTTATTAGCCAAAGCCATCGCTGGAGAAGCGGGTGTTCCCTTCTTCAGTATCTCCGGTTCGGAATTTGTGGAAATGTTTGTCGGTGTGGGCGCGTCCCGGGTTCGTGACCTGTTCAAAAAAGCCAAAGAAACCGCCCCTTGTATCGTCTTTATTGATGAAATTGACGCCGTTGGTCGTCAACGCGGCGCCGGAATTGGCGGGGGAAATGATGAACGCGAACAAACCCTAAACCAATTATTAACGGAAATGGACGGGTTTGAGGGTAATACCGGAATTATTATTATTGCCGCTACAAACCGCCCTGATGTTCTGGACTCCGCCCTTCTGCGTCCGGGTCGCTTTGACCGTCAAATCACTGTTGACGCCCCGGATATTAAAGGCCGTTTAGCGGTATTGGAAGTTCACGCCCGCAATAAGAAAATTTCTGAGGAAGTGTCCTTAGAAGCGATCGCCCGTCGGACTCCTGGGTTTACCGGGGCTGACTTAGCCAACTTGCTCAACGAAGCCGCGATTTTAACGGCCCGTCGTCGCAAAGAAGGCATGACCATGTTAGAAATTGATGATGCGGTGGATCGGGTAATTGCCGGGATGGAAGGAACCCCGTTAATTGATGGCAAGAGCAAACGCTTAATTGCCTATCACGAAATCGGTCATGCCATCGTTGGAACTCTGCTGAAAGACCATGATCCGGTACAGAAAGTGACGTTAATTCCCAGGGGTCAGGCCCAGGGGTTAACTTGGTTTATGCCCGATGAAGATCAAGGCTTAATTTCCCGTTCTCAAATCCTAGCGCGGATTACCGGAGCCTTGGGGGGACGGGCAGCCGAAGATATTATTTTTGGAGACTCGGAAGTGACAACGGGTGCAGGTGGCGACTTACAACAGGTTGCTGGCATGGCCCGTCAGATGGTAACTCGTTACGGAATGTCCGATTTAGGGCCATTATCCTTAGAATCTCAGCAGGAAGTTTTCTTAGGTCGGGACTTTGCGACTCGTACCGAATATTCTAACGAAATTGCCTCTCGCATTGATGGTCAAATTCGCGCCATTGCTGGTCATTGTTATCAGCAAGCTTGTCAAGTTATTCGAGATAACCGAGCCGTCATTGATCGGTTAGTAGATCTTTTGATTGAAAAAGAAAGCATCGACGGCGATGAATTTCGGCAAATTGTGGCTGAGTACACAGAAGTTCCTGACAAAGAACGATTTGCGGCTGTGCTTTAA
- a CDS encoding aminopeptidase P N-terminal domain-containing protein, protein MITQAEYRQRREQLMAKIKQGTAIFRSSPMAVMHNDVEYNFRQDSDFFYLTGFNEANAVAVLAPHHQEHRYILFVQPKDPEKETWSGYITGVEKAKELYGADEVYPINELDEKLPQYLQKAERIYYRLGRDEKFNQTILKHWQKLLRVYPKHGTGPTAIEDVCTILHPMRLIKSDTELELMRKATDISVKAHNHAREFAQPGRYEYEIQAEIEHIFGLNGGTIAYPSIVASGKNACILHYVENNCQVQENDLILIDAGCCYQYYNGDITRTFPVSGKFTPEQKIIYELVLKAQLAAIEQVKPGNPYKNIHDTAVRVLVEGLMDLGLLVGEIEEIIKEEKYKPFYMHRTGHWLGLDVHDVGVYQWGENPQPLQPGNILTVEPGIYISPNIKLVEGQPEIPECWRGIGVRIEDDVLVTSGGYEVLTAGVPKSVEAMER, encoded by the coding sequence ATGATTACTCAAGCAGAATATCGACAACGACGGGAACAATTAATGGCGAAAATTAAACAGGGAACTGCTATTTTTAGAAGTTCACCGATGGCTGTAATGCACAATGATGTTGAATATAATTTTCGCCAAGATAGTGATTTTTTCTATTTAACCGGGTTTAATGAAGCCAATGCGGTTGCAGTATTAGCTCCCCATCATCAAGAACATCGATATATTTTATTTGTACAGCCGAAAGACCCAGAAAAAGAAACTTGGTCAGGGTATATTACTGGAGTTGAAAAAGCCAAAGAACTGTATGGAGCCGATGAAGTTTATCCTATTAACGAGTTAGATGAAAAATTACCCCAATATTTACAAAAAGCGGAACGAATTTATTATCGCTTAGGACGAGATGAAAAATTCAATCAAACGATTTTAAAACATTGGCAAAAATTATTAAGAGTTTATCCTAAACATGGCACAGGGCCAACTGCTATTGAGGATGTTTGTACAATTTTACATCCGATGCGCTTAATTAAAAGCGATACGGAATTAGAGTTAATGCGGAAAGCCACAGATATATCTGTAAAAGCCCATAACCACGCGAGGGAATTTGCTCAACCCGGACGATATGAGTATGAAATTCAAGCGGAAATTGAACATATTTTTGGCTTAAATGGGGGAACTATTGCCTATCCTTCTATTGTCGCATCGGGGAAAAATGCTTGTATTTTGCATTATGTAGAAAATAATTGCCAAGTGCAAGAGAACGATTTAATATTAATTGATGCCGGATGTTGTTATCAATATTATAATGGAGATATTACCCGTACCTTTCCAGTTAGCGGTAAATTCACACCGGAACAAAAGATTATTTATGAACTGGTTTTAAAAGCTCAATTAGCCGCCATTGAACAAGTTAAACCGGGAAATCCTTATAAAAATATTCATGATACTGCGGTGCGGGTTTTAGTGGAAGGTTTAATGGATTTAGGGTTATTAGTGGGGGAGATTGAGGAAATTATTAAAGAAGAAAAATATAAACCTTTTTATATGCACAGAACTGGACATTGGTTAGGGTTAGATGTGCATGATGTTGGGGTTTATCAATGGGGTGAAAATCCGCAACCCTTACAACCTGGAAATATATTAACAGTTGAACCGGGAATTTATATTTCTCCTAATATTAAACTTGTTGAAGGACAACCGGAAATCCCCGAATGTTGGCGAGGAATTGGAGTCAGAATTGAAGATGATGTTTTAGTCACTTCTGGCGGGTATGAAGTGTTAACCGCAGGTGTTCCTAAGTCTGTGGAAGCAATGGAAAGATAA
- a CDS encoding type II toxin-antitoxin system RelE family toxin: MNIYPVFCYVLKALKSTPVFDQIKAIAFEEIPNLTDLQTIINLKKLKGDDNAYRLRVGDYRIGFYFDGETVTFARVLHRKDIYRYFPP; this comes from the coding sequence TTGAATATTTACCCAGTTTTCTGCTATGTTTTAAAAGCTCTAAAAAGTACACCTGTATTTGATCAAATCAAGGCGATCGCTTTTGAAGAAATACCCAATCTTACCGATTTACAGACAATTATTAACCTGAAAAAATTAAAAGGCGATGACAATGCCTATCGGCTTAGGGTTGGCGACTATCGAATCGGTTTTTATTTTGATGGCGAAACTGTTACTTTTGCCAGAGTTCTCCACCGTAAAGATATTTATCGTTACTTTCCTCCCTAA
- a CDS encoding glycoside hydrolase family 1 protein — protein MTAQSNFLWGVATSGYQSEGGYNGVGQPQNNWSESEQKGRVMRTGSASDFWTRYPEDFSNCQELGLNSFRLSLEWSRIQPTTTPEISPAPNYDFQVLDDYAERIASCRQHGLEPIVTLHHFTHPAWLGIDAWLSPETIDCFIDYVRVTVTHINQRLTDYHQQPPIHWYITINEPNILVLNTYLSGQFPVGNFTGILAVWRAYNHLLAAHIRAYNVVHDIYEQYGWKQPLVTLNTYCSDLYWSEKVIWDLLDAQKNQVKPKELRNYVYAQAKHLETALRQASLPFRKDFPYQLGRLARWMGNRIGHRTFDIQHLDYYWQELMVSPRQKVYDYLAIDYYDPFIAHTFRLPSFSDFEFKTKGIRNWLMTGITSKWWDWRALPEGLSFFCKYYAQEYNLPILIAENGMALRRKPDNSIATRRSDQLHRSQFLEAHLRQIQQLLKENIPIVGYMHWSLTDNYEWGSYTPRFGLFSIDFNRGTEREFEDHLGDRPAETYAKLIKEIQG, from the coding sequence TTGACTGCTCAAAGTAACTTTTTATGGGGCGTTGCTACATCTGGGTATCAAAGCGAAGGCGGTTATAACGGTGTTGGACAACCCCAGAATAACTGGTCAGAAAGTGAACAAAAAGGTAGAGTGATGCGAACCGGAAGCGCTTCGGATTTTTGGACTCGCTACCCAGAAGATTTTTCTAATTGTCAAGAATTAGGGTTAAATTCTTTTCGCTTAAGTTTAGAATGGAGTCGAATTCAACCCACAACAACCCCTGAAATTTCTCCAGCCCCAAATTATGATTTTCAAGTCTTAGATGACTATGCTGAACGCATCGCCAGTTGTCGTCAACATGGCTTAGAACCCATTGTCACCCTACATCATTTTACCCATCCTGCTTGGTTAGGAATTGATGCTTGGTTATCCCCAGAAACCATCGATTGTTTTATTGATTATGTTAGGGTAACAGTTACCCATATTAACCAGCGTTTAACGGATTATCATCAACAACCGCCAATTCATTGGTATATTACCATTAATGAACCCAATATTTTAGTCTTAAACACCTATTTAAGTGGTCAATTTCCCGTCGGGAATTTTACAGGAATTCTAGCGGTTTGGCGAGCTTATAATCATTTATTGGCGGCTCATATTCGTGCCTATAATGTGGTTCATGATATTTATGAACAGTATGGTTGGAAACAACCCCTAGTAACCTTAAACACCTATTGTAGTGACTTATATTGGTCAGAAAAAGTGATCTGGGATTTGTTAGACGCGCAGAAAAATCAAGTCAAACCCAAGGAACTCAGAAATTATGTTTATGCTCAAGCTAAACATTTAGAAACAGCTTTGCGTCAAGCTTCTTTACCTTTTCGCAAAGATTTTCCCTATCAATTGGGACGGTTAGCGCGTTGGATGGGAAATCGAATTGGTCATCGGACTTTTGATATACAACATTTAGATTATTATTGGCAAGAATTAATGGTTTCTCCTCGCCAAAAAGTCTATGATTATCTCGCCATCGATTATTATGATCCCTTTATTGCTCATACCTTCCGTTTACCCTCTTTTTCTGATTTTGAATTTAAAACTAAAGGAATTAGAAATTGGTTAATGACCGGAATTACGAGTAAATGGTGGGACTGGCGAGCGCTCCCTGAAGGATTATCGTTTTTCTGCAAATACTATGCTCAGGAATATAACCTCCCGATTTTAATCGCTGAAAATGGGATGGCGTTACGTCGAAAACCCGATAATAGTATTGCAACTCGCCGATCTGATCAACTGCATCGCAGCCAATTTTTAGAAGCTCATCTTCGCCAAATTCAACAGTTATTAAAGGAAAATATTCCCATTGTGGGTTATATGCACTGGTCACTCACCGATAATTATGAATGGGGATCTTATACGCCCAGGTTTGGGTTATTTAGTATTGATTTTAATCGCGGAACAGAACGGGAATTTGAGGATCATTTAGGCGATCGCCCGGCGGAAACCTATGCTAAATTAATCAAAGAAATTCAAGGGTAA
- a CDS encoding MGDG synthase family glycosyltransferase: MTHVLILYSSLGAGHNSAAKALNQAFSHFPDVTVTVEDALDYASPIYRNTVTSIYKQLSEKAPQIYRAYYEGTDVEDLERSLELNIVTAKLERVFFRKLRHFIEKVNPDAIVCVQQIPSRLLQLLEEEERISKPHYVVITDVIAHSSWINKEVDGYYLPNDLTVDFLIKRGVDPAILHVTGIPIKLEILEPKSQVEMRQRYHLVTDKPVITIFGGGLHYKRVRLMVSQLMDNLQSGTLIVAAGRNEQLLDSLTELDSTPEIELRKIGLIDYVDDLVVASDLVITKAGGLIVSEILARGTPMIIVDPFPGQEEWNADLVVAAGAGVQLKLPEMVAPCVKFLLNHSERLSQMQAAALELGEPRAALNIAENILSQITIDNSF; this comes from the coding sequence ATGACTCATGTTTTGATATTGTACTCTTCTTTAGGTGCTGGACATAATAGTGCAGCTAAAGCATTAAATCAAGCCTTTTCTCATTTTCCAGATGTCACTGTTACGGTAGAAGATGCCTTAGATTATGCTAGTCCTATTTATCGTAATACCGTTACCAGTATTTATAAACAATTAAGCGAAAAAGCTCCTCAAATTTATCGCGCCTATTATGAAGGAACCGATGTAGAAGATTTAGAACGTTCCTTAGAATTAAATATTGTTACTGCTAAACTAGAACGAGTTTTTTTTAGAAAATTGAGGCATTTTATTGAAAAAGTCAACCCTGATGCCATTGTTTGTGTTCAACAAATTCCCAGCCGTCTGTTACAATTATTAGAAGAAGAAGAACGCATCTCCAAACCCCATTATGTCGTGATTACTGATGTAATTGCTCACAGTAGTTGGATTAATAAAGAAGTAGATGGTTATTATTTACCGAACGATTTAACCGTCGATTTTCTAATTAAACGAGGCGTTGACCCTGCTATTCTTCATGTCACCGGAATTCCGATTAAACTGGAAATCTTAGAACCCAAATCTCAAGTCGAAATGCGACAACGTTATCACCTAGTAACGGACAAACCTGTTATTACTATATTTGGAGGAGGGTTACATTATAAACGGGTACGTTTGATGGTTTCTCAACTCATGGATAACCTCCAAAGTGGAACATTAATTGTAGCAGCCGGACGCAATGAACAACTGTTAGATTCATTAACAGAATTAGACTCTACCCCAGAAATAGAACTGCGAAAAATAGGATTAATTGATTATGTGGATGATTTAGTTGTAGCGAGTGATTTAGTCATTACCAAAGCCGGAGGATTAATTGTTAGTGAAATCTTAGCTAGAGGAACACCCATGATTATTGTAGACCCGTTTCCCGGTCAAGAAGAATGGAATGCGGATTTAGTTGTGGCGGCGGGTGCAGGAGTACAGTTAAAATTACCTGAAATGGTTGCTCCTTGTGTAAAGTTTCTGTTAAACCATTCAGAACGATTATCCCAAATGCAAGCCGCTGCTTTAGAATTAGGAGAACCTCGCGCGGCTCTCAATATTGCTGAAAATATTTTATCACAAATCACAATAGACAATAGTTTTTAG